One Variibacter gotjawalensis genomic window, CGCGATGCTGCGCGGCTGGGTCGAGCTCGGCCTTGACCCCAAGCACGTGATGGCGGTCGATCCCCAGCCTTCGCCGGATGTCGCCGCGCTCAAAGCGAAAGGCCTTCGCATCAATGCGCCGCCGGTCGAGCCGGTCGACGTCATGCTGCTCGCCATCAAGCCGCAGGTCGCCGGCGAAGCGATCAACATGCTGCATCAGATGGTCGGCCCCGACACGCTCATGATCTCAATCATGGCCGGCAAGACAATCAAGTTCATCGACGATTGCTTGCCGGGCGAACAGTCGATCGTGCGGGCGATGCCGAATACGCCGGCCGCGATCGGTCGCGGCATTTCGGTCGCGGTCGCCAACGCACGCGTCACGAAGCAGCAGCGCGCGCTCGCGGATGCTTTGCTCAAGGCAGCAGGTCTTGTCGAATGGGTCGACGACGAAGGCATGATCGACGCGGTCACCGCGGTCTCGGGTTCCGGCCCGGCTTACGTCTTCCTCCTCGCCGAGACGATGGCGGCGGCGGGCGCCAAAGCGGGTCTGCCGGCGGATCTCGCGATGAGGCTCGCTCGCGCGACGGTGGCGGGCTCGGGCGAACTCATGCAGCGCTCCGATCTTGAGACCGCGCAACTGCGCCAGAATGTGACATCGCCGGGCGGCACCACGGCGGCCGCGCTCGATGTATTGATGGCGAAGGACGGTATGGCGCCGCTGCTGGACCGCGCCATTGCGGCTGCGGCGAAACGCGCGAAGCAACTCGCCAAATAGGCAACTTGTGGCAGTGCCGTCGCGTTGACCCCTGGAACCGCCACATTGCGGTTCTTAAGTCTCGGATAGGTTCCGCGATACCCGCGAGGTGGACGATGGCGAAGAAATCTCAACCCAGCCCGGCCGATGCGAGCGCAACGCCGCCATCCGGCGCGACCGATCGCGAAAAAATCATCGCGGCGTTTCTCGATCTTGTCGCCGAAGGTTCCTTCGTACGCGTCGATTTCAGCGCGATCTCGGAACGCGCCGGGGTCCCGCTCGACCGCTGCCGCGCCGAATTCAATTCACCGATGTCGGTGCTCTCCGGTTTCGTGAAAGACATTGATCGCCGCGTCCTCGCCGGCATTGACGTTGATATGGCGGAAGAGCCGCCGCGCGAGCGCCTGTTCGACATCCTGATGCGCCGTCTCGAAATCATGGCGCCGCACCGGGAGGCGATGCGCTCGCTGCTGCGCACCGCGCGCAGCAATCCGCCGCTGGCGATCGCGCTCAACGGCCTTGCGGTTCGCTCGCAAGCCTGGATGCTCACCGCTGCCGGCATCTCCACCGCCGGCCTCCGTGGCGCCGTCCGCGCCCAGGGCCTCACGGGTCTCTATGCCGAAGTGCTCAAAACGTGGGTCGATGATGACGATCCGGGTTTGGCGCGCACGCTCGCCATCCTCGATCGCCAACTTGCGCGTGGCGAGCGTTGGACGAAGCGCCTCGATCAGGTTGCGCGCTGCTTGCCGAATCCCAGCAAATTCGGCCGCTGGCGCGCGCGGGATCGCCGCCGCGACGATCGCGATGAACAAGTGGCCGTTTAAACCGGAACGCGGATCGCGGCCCGCAGGCCGCCCTTGGGGCTGTCCGCCAGCGTAATGTCGCCGCCGTGTGAGCGCGCTATATCGCGCGCGATGGCCAGGCCGAGCCCCGTCCCCCCCTGGTCCTGATTGCGCGCATTATCGAGCCGCAAAAACGGCTTGAACACTTCTTCGCGCATCTCGGCTGGGATACCGGGTCCGTTGTCGTCGACCGTCACGGTGAGATAGCGATGGTCGCGATGCCCCGTGATGACGATGTCCTTGGCAAACCGCGACGCATTCGAGACGAGATTTCCGACGCAACGTGCAAAGGCATCCGGCTTCAGCGTCACCATCGGTTCGCCGTAGAACAAGCTCGTCACGTTGTGTCCGCTGCGCTCGGCGCCGCTCGCGAGCTGCTCGAGCAATTTGCCGACATCGGTCGCCTGCGACTGTTCGCCCGAATCGCCGCGCGCGAACGCGAGATAATCTTCGAGCATGCGCTCCATTTCGTTGACGTCGCTGCGCATCGCATCGATCTCGGGACCTTCGCCGAGCAGCGCGAGTTCGAGTTTGAAGCGCGTCAGCAACGTCCGCAGATCGTGCGAGACGCCGGCGAGCATCGTCGTGCGTTGATCGACGGTGCGCTCGATGCGCCGCTTCATCTCGATGAAGGCGAGGCTCGCGCGCCGAACCTCCGTCGCGCCGCGCGGCTTGAAGCTCGGCACTTCGCGGCCTTTGCCGAAACTTTCGGCGGCATCCGCGAGCTGCAGGATCGGCTTGATCTGATTGCGCAGAAACAGGATCGCGACGCCGAGCAACACGAGCGATGTTGCGACCATCCACACCATGAAGATATGCGAGTTCGACGCATAGGCGGCGTTGCGTGGCGCGAACACGCGCATCACCGTGTTGTCGAGCTTGATGCGGATCTCGACGAGGTTCGATTGTCCGACGGTGTCGATCCAAAATGGCTTGCGAATTTTGCGGCCGAGTTCGTTGGTCAGCGTGTGATCGAGCAGCGAGAAGAAAGGCCGTGGCGATTGCGCCGGCAATTCGGCGCCCGGCAGGAAATCGATCGTCAGCTCGAAACGGTCGCGTGCGATGCGCTTGATGCGCGTCTCGTCGGCACCTTTCGCGACATCCTGATAAACATCGATCATCGCGCCGATGTCCTGCACGACCGACGCCGATAGCTTGCGCGTCACCGAGTTCCAGTGCCGCTCGAGGAACACGAAGGCGACGACCGATTGCAGCGCGACCATCGGCACGATGATGATCAGCAGTGAGCGGGCATAAAGCCCTTTCGGCATTCGGCCCTTGATCGCACCGGTAATGCGCGCCCAGAGCTGACGAACTCGCCCGAGCAACGTCTGCGTGGCCGGGAGTTCGACGCTCGTCATGTCGTGATCATCAGGCGATAGCCGATGCCGCGCACAGTCTGCACGATCAGCGGATTAGCGGGGTCGCGCTCGATCTTGCGGCGCAGGCGATTGATCTGCACGTCGACCGCGCGCTCGTTGATCGAGGAATTTCCGGCGAGTGCCAGTCGCGGCACGACCTCGCCTTGCTGTTCGGCGAGGATGCGCATCATCTCGCGCTCGCGGTCCGTGAGGTGGATGACGCGGTCGCCTTGGCGCAATTCTTCGCGCCCGACATGGAAGACGAATTCGCCGAATGCGACCTGTTCGCGCGCCGGCCCTGCTTTCGTCTGCGCCCGCTTGAGAATATTAGCGATCCGCAGCGATAGCTCGCGCGGCTCGAACGGCTTCGGAACGTAGTCGTCGGCGCCGATTTCGAGACCTTGAATGCGATCGTTGCTGTCGGAGCGCGCCGTGAGCATCAGGATCGGCACCGCCGAATTCTCGCGGATCGATCGCGCGAGGTCGAAGCCGGATTCGCCCGGCATCATCACGTCGAGAATCAGCAGATCGAAGCGCAGATTTTCGAGACGCGCCCGCGCTTGCGTCGCGTTCTCGGCGGTCGATACACGGAAGCCTACATTGCTGAGATAGCGCGACAACAGATCGCGAATACGCCGGTCGTCGTCGACCAGCAGCAGATGCGGTGCGTCGTCGGTGAGCGGCGTCTTTTCGGCCACGCTGCCTCCCGTCATTCGGTGCCTGTCGGGCTCTGGATGAGCCTCTGCGCATCCGCGCGCGCATCGCGATCGATCATCGCGGCGAGGAAACGCCGCGCGGCTTCGTCATCACCCGGCGCGATCTCGGCAAGCGCGCGTGTAATACGCTCGGTCTGCAGCCCGGCGAGATCGAGCGCTAGCGTCGAACCTTTGGCGGTGACGTAGAGCAAACGCTGCCGGCGATCCTGCGGGCCTTCGCGCTGCTCGACGTAGCCTTGATCGATCAACTGCTTGAGCACGCGGCCGAGCGATTGCTTGGTGATGCGCAGAATGTCCAAGAGTTCGGCGACCGTCATGCCGGGATTGCGGTTTACGAAATGCACCACGCGATGATGCGCGCGCCCGAACCCGAATTTTGCGAGGACGTCATCGGGATCGCCGACGAAGTCGCGATAGGCGAAAAACAACAGCTCAATGATGTCCCAGCGCGGCTGAGGAGCCTCGCGCGATGGCGCGACTGGCGCGGCAGATTTGGCAACCGAATTCATGTGTCCTGATTATGTCAGCCGTGTTGACATATTTTACGCCGTCCGGTGTTCCGGGTTCAAGGCGGGTGTCTGGTCGATAGGATATCGGGAGTTTCACTGGGAGGCAAAAAGCGACAGTCAGCCCTGTGTCAGCCCGAGCCTTTCGCGATTCACCCAGCGCCACACCATTATGACCGCGACAACCGCGAGGCTCGTTGCCAGCGCGATCCAGATACCGACTCCGCCGAGGCCGCTCCAGAAGCCGAGTGCGAGGCAGAGCGGCAATCCCATCACCCAATAGCCGAACGCAGCGATCAGCATCGGCATGCGCGTGTCGCGCAAACCACGCAGCGCGCCGGCCGCGACGACTTGCGCGCCATCGGCGATTTGGAACACGCCGGCGAAGAACAAGAACGACGCCGCCATCGTCGCGACCGCGAGGTTCGCCGGGTTCGTCGTGTCGATAAACGCGGCGGTCAAAATTCCCGGCATCGTCATCATTGTGACGCAGGTGATGCTCATAAAGCCGAGGCTGAGCGCAAAAGCTGTCCAGCCCGCGCGCGCGATCCCCTCCGTATCCTTCGCACCGTAAGCGCGCCCGACGCGCACCGTCGCGGCTTGGCTGAGCCCCATCGGCACCATGAAGGTTGCGGCCGCGATCTGGATCGCAATCGCATGCGCGGCGGCTTCGGTGACGCCGATGCGCCCCATCATGAAAACCGCGGCGTTGAAGATTGTGATCTCGAACGCCATCGTCACGCCGATCGGCAGACCGAGGCGCCAGAGTTCGGCAAGGCGCGGCCAGTCGGGCCGCCACCAGCGGCCGAACAAGCGATAGCGGCGGAAGCGCTTGTGATAGCTCACGACGACGCACATCGCGCCGAGCAGGAAGAAGTTCGACAGCGTCGTCGCTATGCCGGAGCCGGTGAGGCCGAGCGCCGGAAAGCCGAGATGTCCGAACACCAGAACCCAGTTCGCAACCACGTTGAACACGATGGCGGCGAGCGTGACGAGCAGCGCCCACATCGGCCGCTCCAGCGCGGCGACGAACGAACGCAACACGACGAAGACCAGAAACGGCAACACCGACCACATGATCGCGCGCACGAACGGCTGCGCGGCGGCTGCGAGCTCCGGCTTCTGGCCGAGCAGCAGCAAGATCGCTTCCGTGTTCCACAGGATGATCCACGTTGGGATCGCGATGAAAACGCAGATCCACAAACCTTGGCGGAAGGTCCGGCGCAGATCGCGCACCGAGAAGCGATTGCGGCCAAGCTCGTTCGCCATCATCGGCGCGGTCGCGCTCGCAACGCCGATGCCGAAGATCAGCACTGCGAAGAAGAGGTTCACGCCGATAGCGGCGGCCGCGAGGGATTCGGCGCCGAGACGGCCGATGAAGAGAAGGTCGGTGGTGCCGAGCGCGATCTGCGCGAGGTTCGTCGCGACCAGCGGTGCGCCAAGCCACAGCGTCGCCTTCAGCTCGGCCGTCCAAGCCGAGCGTGCGCTATCATTCGCGTAGCTGATGGCACTCATCGCAATAACTCATCATGCCGGAGCGACCGAAACCGTCAGCAATTTGGGCTGCTGCGATTCGGCCGTAACAGTTTTCAATTAGCGGCGGCGCATGAAACGTTTGCGAAGCAAAGCGGCGCGGCCGAGGAGCGGCTTATATTGCGCCGAAGCATGGCGAATGAAAGACGCTACGTCCAGCGCTCGGCGGCCTCGTCATCCGCGTCCGTGGCGTCGACCCAGCGGTCGCCGTCGGAACGCTCTTCGCGCTTCCAGAACGGCGCTTTGGTTTTCAGATAGTCCATCAGGAAATTCGCTGCCGCGAAGGCGTCTTCGCGATGCGACGATGCCGTGACGACGAGCACGATTGGATCGCCGGGTTCGAAGCGGCCGTAGCGATGCACGACCGTGACGCCGAGCAACTTCCATCGCTTCTGAGCTTCTGCGACGTGACCCTCGATCTCTTCCTCGGCCATGCCGGGGTAATGTTCGAGCGTCATCGCACGCACGGTGTCGTCGCCTTCGATGCCGCGGCAAACGCCAGTGAACGTTACGACGGCGCCGACGTCATGACGGCCTTTCGACAGCGCATCGGATTCCGCGCTCGCGTCGAACGGCTCGCGCTGGATGCGCACCGTCATCGCGTCAGCCGCCCGTCATCGGTGGGAAAAAGGCGATCTCGCGCGCGCCCGCAATCGCGACGTCGTGTTTGACGTGCTTGCGGTCGATCGCAACACGCACGACTTTCGGATTTTCGAAAGCGTGCGCGTATTCGTCGCCGCGCTGCGTCAGCCAATCGATCAATTCGCCGGCCGTGCGCACGTCTTGCGGCAAGGCGATATCTTCATCGGTCTTGCCGATGCGCTCACGCAGCCATGCGAAATAGAGAACGCGCAACGCCTCAGTCCTCGATCAGGTGCTTGCCGGCAGCGCGCGCATAATCCCAGCCCGTGTAGAGCGTGAGGATTGCGGCAAGCCACAGCAGCATGAGGCCGACGTCGGTGTTGTACGGAAAGACTTTGTCGCCCGCTTCGCCGGCGACCAGGAAGCCGACCGCAACAAGTTGCGCGACCGTCTTCCATTTTGCGAGTTGCGAGACCGGAACGCGAACGTGCAGTTCGGCAAGATGCTCGCGCAAACCGGAAACGAGAATCTCGCGGCACAGAATGATGAGGCCCGCGATCAGCGTCCAGCCGACGATCGTGCCGTCGGCAGCGAGCATCATCAGACAGGAGGCGACGAGCAGCTTGTCGGCAATCGGGTCGAGCATGCGGCCGAGGGCAGACGTCTGCTCCCAGGCGCGTGCGATATAGCCGTCGAGATAGTCCGTCAGTGCCGCGATCGTATAGATCGCCAGCGCGACCCAGCGCAGCCAGATGCCGCCCTGAAAGACGTGCGAATACAGCATGCAGCCGATCACCAGCGGCACCGCGGCGATACGGCCGAAGGTCAGAAGATTGGCCAGGGAGAATGTGCGGCTTCCCGGCCGGGGCGTGGCGATGGTCATGGTCTGAAGGAAACCTAAGCGGGTGAGGGCGTCAACCGAAGCTTCATGAAATTCTCGTCACGGATACGAGACTTGGCAAAAACGGGATGCTCCTAACCCGTGCCGGCGGGGCGATTGGCCCCTCCGTCATGGAAGAAGTCATAGATCTTGCGGGCCGTTTCGGCATTGATGCCGGGCACGTTGGCGAGATCGGCGGCCGAGGCGCGTTCGATCGCCTTCAGGGTACCGAAGTGATGCAGCAGGGCGCGTTTGCGCGTCGGCCCGATACCGGGGATTTCCTGCAAGCCCCCCTCGCGGAGGCCCTTGGCGCGCTTCTGGCGGTGCGAGCCGATGGCAAAACGATGCGCTTCGTCGCGCAGGCGCTGGACGAAGTAGAGGACGGGGTCGCGCGGCGGTAGCCGAAAGGCTTGGCGGCCCGGCTGAAAGAAGCTTTCGCGCCCGGCATCGCGGTCCACGCCCTTGGCGATCGCGATCAGCGGAACATCGACGATACCGAGTTCCGCGAAAGTCTCGCGTGCCGCCGTGAGCTGCCCGAGGCCGCCGTCGATCATCACCAGATCCGGCCACGGCGAATCCGGCGCCGCGTCGTCGTCCTCGACGGCCTGTGGATGGATCACGGGCGCGACGTCGCCGGCGATGTCCTCGACTGGCACAGCCGGCGCGGCGCGCGGCGCTTCGTCGATCAGGCGTTTGAAGCGGCGCGTCAGGACTTCGCGCATCATCCCGTAGTCGTCGCCGGGCGTCAGCGTCGTCGAGCGAATGTTGAACTTGCGATACTGGTCTTTGCGGAAGCCTTCGCGGCCCGCGACGATCATCGCGCCGAGCGCATTGGTGCCTTGGATATGGCTGTTATCGTAAACCTCGATGCGCTTCGGAATATCTGGCAGCGCAAACGCCTGCGCCATCGCCTGCAACAAACGAAGCTGCGACGATGACTCTGCGAGCTTGCGCGCCAGCGCCTCGCGGCCGTTGGCGAGCGCGTGATCGACGAGTTCTTTCTTCTCGCCGCGCTGCGGCACCGAAACCTCGACCTTCACTTCGCTCTTCACCGACAACGCTTCGGCAAGAAGTGCTTGATCTTCCAGCGCATGCGAAACGAGCACGAGCCGCGGGCACGGCTTGTCGTCGTAGAATTGCGCGATGAAGGCGCTCAGCACTGCGCCAGGTTCAAGCGCGCGGTCGGCGCGCGGGAAGTAGGCGCGGTTGCCCCAGTTCTGACCCGTCCGGAAGAAGAAGACCTCGATGCAGGTGAAGCCGCCTTGCTGATGAATCGCGAAGACGTCGGCCTCGTTTGTCGCGCGTGGATTGATGCCCTGCTGCGCTTGAACGGCGGACAACGCGGCAAGACGGTCGCGATAAATCGCGGCGCGTTCGTAATCCATCGCCTCGGCGGCCGCCTGCATGTCGGTTGCGAGGTGCTCCTTCACGGCCTGACTGCGGCCGGACAGAAACGCCGTCGCTTCGCCGACAAGCGCGCCGTAGTCGTCGCGCGAAATTTCGTCCGTGCACGGCGCCGAACAGCGTTTGATCTGATGCAAGAGACACGGCCGCGTGCGGCTATCGAATACGGCGTCCGAGCACGACCGCAGAAGGAACGCGCGCTGCAGTGTCGTGATCGTGCGGCCGACCGAACCCGCCGACGCGAACGGCCCGAAATACGCGCCGGGCGTGCTGCGCGCGCCGCGATGCTTCACGATCTGCGCCGGCCGCTCTTCTTTTGTGATGAGAATATACGGGAACGACTTGTCGTCCCGCATCAGCACGTTGAAGCGCGGGCGCAATCGCTTGATGAGATTCGCTTCGAGCAGCAGCGCTTCGGTTTCGGTATGTGTCGAGACGAACTCGACGCTCGCGATCGATGCGATCATGCGGCTAATGCGGCCGTCATGGCCCGGCCGCAGATAGTTCGTGACGCGCTTGCGGATATTCTTCGCTTTGCCGACGTAAAGCACTTCGCCGGCCGC contains:
- a CDS encoding MarR family winged helix-turn-helix transcriptional regulator, whose amino-acid sequence is MNSVAKSAAPVAPSREAPQPRWDIIELLFFAYRDFVGDPDDVLAKFGFGRAHHRVVHFVNRNPGMTVAELLDILRITKQSLGRVLKQLIDQGYVEQREGPQDRRQRLLYVTAKGSTLALDLAGLQTERITRALAEIAPGDDEAARRFLAAMIDRDARADAQRLIQSPTGTE
- a CDS encoding response regulator, whose translation is MTGGSVAEKTPLTDDAPHLLLVDDDRRIRDLLSRYLSNVGFRVSTAENATQARARLENLRFDLLILDVMMPGESGFDLARSIRENSAVPILMLTARSDSNDRIQGLEIGADDYVPKPFEPRELSLRIANILKRAQTKAGPAREQVAFGEFVFHVGREELRQGDRVIHLTDREREMMRILAEQQGEVVPRLALAGNSSINERAVDVQINRLRRKIERDPANPLIVQTVRGIGYRLMITT
- a CDS encoding molybdenum cofactor biosynthesis protein MoaE, whose amino-acid sequence is MTVRIQREPFDASAESDALSKGRHDVGAVVTFTGVCRGIEGDDTVRAMTLEHYPGMAEEEIEGHVAEAQKRWKLLGVTVVHRYGRFEPGDPIVLVVTASSHREDAFAAANFLMDYLKTKAPFWKREERSDGDRWVDATDADDEAAERWT
- the pgsA gene encoding CDP-diacylglycerol--glycerol-3-phosphate 3-phosphatidyltransferase; translation: MTIATPRPGSRTFSLANLLTFGRIAAVPLVIGCMLYSHVFQGGIWLRWVALAIYTIAALTDYLDGYIARAWEQTSALGRMLDPIADKLLVASCLMMLAADGTIVGWTLIAGLIILCREILVSGLREHLAELHVRVPVSQLAKWKTVAQLVAVGFLVAGEAGDKVFPYNTDVGLMLLWLAAILTLYTGWDYARAAGKHLIED
- a CDS encoding ATP-binding protein, which encodes MTSVELPATQTLLGRVRQLWARITGAIKGRMPKGLYARSLLIIIVPMVALQSVVAFVFLERHWNSVTRKLSASVVQDIGAMIDVYQDVAKGADETRIKRIARDRFELTIDFLPGAELPAQSPRPFFSLLDHTLTNELGRKIRKPFWIDTVGQSNLVEIRIKLDNTVMRVFAPRNAAYASNSHIFMVWMVATSLVLLGVAILFLRNQIKPILQLADAAESFGKGREVPSFKPRGATEVRRASLAFIEMKRRIERTVDQRTTMLAGVSHDLRTLLTRFKLELALLGEGPEIDAMRSDVNEMERMLEDYLAFARGDSGEQSQATDVGKLLEQLASGAERSGHNVTSLFYGEPMVTLKPDAFARCVGNLVSNASRFAKDIVITGHRDHRYLTVTVDDNGPGIPAEMREEVFKPFLRLDNARNQDQGGTGLGLAIARDIARSHGGDITLADSPKGGLRAAIRVPV
- a CDS encoding TetR family transcriptional regulator, with product MAKKSQPSPADASATPPSGATDREKIIAAFLDLVAEGSFVRVDFSAISERAGVPLDRCRAEFNSPMSVLSGFVKDIDRRVLAGIDVDMAEEPPRERLFDILMRRLEIMAPHREAMRSLLRTARSNPPLAIALNGLAVRSQAWMLTAAGISTAGLRGAVRAQGLTGLYAEVLKTWVDDDDPGLARTLAILDRQLARGERWTKRLDQVARCLPNPSKFGRWRARDRRRDDRDEQVAV
- the proC gene encoding pyrroline-5-carboxylate reductase, with the protein product METLKTFKGTIALIGAGNMGGAMLRGWVELGLDPKHVMAVDPQPSPDVAALKAKGLRINAPPVEPVDVMLLAIKPQVAGEAINMLHQMVGPDTLMISIMAGKTIKFIDDCLPGEQSIVRAMPNTPAAIGRGISVAVANARVTKQQRALADALLKAAGLVEWVDDEGMIDAVTAVSGSGPAYVFLLAETMAAAGAKAGLPADLAMRLARATVAGSGELMQRSDLETAQLRQNVTSPGGTTAAALDVLMAKDGMAPLLDRAIAAAAKRAKQLAK
- the moaD gene encoding molybdopterin converting factor subunit 1, which codes for MRVLYFAWLRERIGKTDEDIALPQDVRTAGELIDWLTQRGDEYAHAFENPKVVRVAIDRKHVKHDVAIAGAREIAFFPPMTGG
- a CDS encoding MATE family efflux transporter; translated protein: MSAISYANDSARSAWTAELKATLWLGAPLVATNLAQIALGTTDLLFIGRLGAESLAAAAIGVNLFFAVLIFGIGVASATAPMMANELGRNRFSVRDLRRTFRQGLWICVFIAIPTWIILWNTEAILLLLGQKPELAAAAQPFVRAIMWSVLPFLVFVVLRSFVAALERPMWALLVTLAAIVFNVVANWVLVFGHLGFPALGLTGSGIATTLSNFFLLGAMCVVVSYHKRFRRYRLFGRWWRPDWPRLAELWRLGLPIGVTMAFEITIFNAAVFMMGRIGVTEAAAHAIAIQIAAATFMVPMGLSQAATVRVGRAYGAKDTEGIARAGWTAFALSLGFMSITCVTMMTMPGILTAAFIDTTNPANLAVATMAASFLFFAGVFQIADGAQVVAAGALRGLRDTRMPMLIAAFGYWVMGLPLCLALGFWSGLGGVGIWIALATSLAVVAVIMVWRWVNRERLGLTQG
- the uvrC gene encoding excinuclease ABC subunit UvrC yields the protein MNRPKDIEPGIEPDEKDEEASLPEEQTEAFDLVSPEGVAAGHAALARYVKLAPSAPGVYRMIDAAGEVLYVGKAKNIRKRVTNYLRPGHDGRISRMIASIASVEFVSTHTETEALLLEANLIKRLRPRFNVLMRDDKSFPYILITKEERPAQIVKHRGARSTPGAYFGPFASAGSVGRTITTLQRAFLLRSCSDAVFDSRTRPCLLHQIKRCSAPCTDEISRDDYGALVGEATAFLSGRSQAVKEHLATDMQAAAEAMDYERAAIYRDRLAALSAVQAQQGINPRATNEADVFAIHQQGGFTCIEVFFFRTGQNWGNRAYFPRADRALEPGAVLSAFIAQFYDDKPCPRLVLVSHALEDQALLAEALSVKSEVKVEVSVPQRGEKKELVDHALANGREALARKLAESSSQLRLLQAMAQAFALPDIPKRIEVYDNSHIQGTNALGAMIVAGREGFRKDQYRKFNIRSTTLTPGDDYGMMREVLTRRFKRLIDEAPRAAPAVPVEDIAGDVAPVIHPQAVEDDDAAPDSPWPDLVMIDGGLGQLTAARETFAELGIVDVPLIAIAKGVDRDAGRESFFQPGRQAFRLPPRDPVLYFVQRLRDEAHRFAIGSHRQKRAKGLREGGLQEIPGIGPTRKRALLHHFGTLKAIERASAADLANVPGINAETARKIYDFFHDGGANRPAGTG